The Bryobacteraceae bacterium genome includes a window with the following:
- a CDS encoding MBL fold metallo-hydrolase, which produces MLASSSAGNSIFISTERTRILVDAGINRKETFHRLAAIGEDPHRLDAIFITHEHSDHIAGLPVINRSLGARVPVFATHRTAPLLDWGGSPAPPVETFQAGAAFEFRDLRVQSFTLPHDATDPVGYTFTAQGIKIAIATDLGYLPESVKHHLRGAHFLLLESNHHPDLLKVGPYPWHLKQRILSRLGHLSNDAACEYIASELSDETQMLVLGHLSEQNNTIWDAELSARQALRQRGLEPKLVVVEPRCQSEVFQL; this is translated from the coding sequence GTGCTCGCTTCGTCGAGCGCCGGCAATTCGATCTTCATCTCTACGGAGCGGACCCGGATCCTCGTTGACGCGGGAATCAACCGCAAGGAGACGTTCCACCGGCTGGCCGCGATCGGGGAAGATCCGCACAGGCTCGATGCGATCTTCATCACGCACGAGCACTCGGACCATATCGCTGGTCTGCCGGTGATCAACCGCAGCCTGGGAGCGCGCGTGCCCGTGTTCGCCACGCACCGGACGGCGCCGCTGCTCGACTGGGGCGGGTCGCCCGCGCCGCCGGTGGAGACGTTTCAGGCGGGGGCAGCGTTCGAGTTCCGCGACCTGCGCGTGCAGTCTTTCACGCTGCCGCACGACGCCACAGATCCGGTCGGCTACACGTTCACCGCCCAAGGCATCAAGATCGCCATCGCCACCGATCTCGGCTACCTCCCCGAAAGCGTCAAGCACCACCTGCGGGGCGCCCACTTCCTGCTGCTGGAATCGAACCACCACCCGGATCTGCTGAAGGTGGGTCCATACCCCTGGCACCTGAAACAGCGGATCCTCTCCCGGCTGGGGCACCTGTCGAACGACGCCGCGTGCGAGTACATCGCGTCCGAGCTGTCCGACGAAACGCAGATGCTCGTGCTCGGGCACCTGAGTGAGCAGAACAACACGATCTGGGACGCGGAGCTTTCCGCCCGGCAGGCGCTGCGGCAACGGGGTCTGGAGCCGAAGCTGGTGGTGGTGGAGCCGCGGTGTCAGTCTGAAGTCTTTCAACTGTAA